In the genome of Solibacillus silvestris, one region contains:
- a CDS encoding nucleotide excision repair protein: MICEHCKQRHANVTVTQVHNGQKVERHYCEVCATQFHPFQFDVNEEPASLQQLISNWFNFVPVNAKKESTTTNTASPKSCPSCGFTYRQFLKQGKFGCGQCYETFSEQLPQLLERLQAGTQHVGYVEEGPSKEKVEQQIQELRSSLQQAIEEERFEDAASIRDEVRELESKIKQEGEGNA, encoded by the coding sequence ATGATATGTGAGCATTGTAAACAGCGTCATGCCAATGTTACCGTTACTCAAGTTCACAATGGTCAAAAAGTCGAGCGTCACTACTGTGAAGTATGTGCAACTCAATTTCATCCATTTCAATTTGACGTAAATGAAGAGCCTGCATCTCTTCAGCAGCTTATTTCAAATTGGTTTAATTTTGTGCCTGTGAATGCAAAGAAAGAAAGCACGACAACAAATACTGCCAGCCCAAAATCCTGCCCATCCTGTGGGTTTACGTACCGACAGTTTTTAAAGCAAGGCAAATTTGGATGCGGTCAATGTTACGAAACATTTAGTGAGCAATTACCACAGCTACTTGAACGTCTGCAGGCAGGTACTCAGCATGTAGGATATGTGGAAGAAGGACCTTCAAAAGAAAAAGTGGAACAACAAATCCAAGAGCTCCGTTCATCACTGCAGCAAGCAATTGAGGAAGAGCGTTTTGAAGATGCAGCTTCCATACGTGATGAAGTTAGGGAATTGGAAAGTAAAATAAAACAGGAAGGTGAGGGGAACGCATGA
- a CDS encoding ATP--guanido phosphotransferase: MNIEHFLTNASPSWMQHESDSDIVISTRIRLARNIANTRFPISFTEQEAQMIEEKMMHSLLSLDDNPYQFSYFQIKDMPVLQRQILVEKHLISPNLARRKKIGSFFLTKDESISILVNEEDHIRIQSLTQGMNLKEAFDKARNIDRYLSKSINYAYEDRYGYLTSCPTNVGTGLRASVMLHLPALTMMKQMNPLIQMMTRLGMVVRGIYGEGSENLGNIYQISNQITLGKSEETILQELQDVVEQVIKKEELARKNLLMRAPSALEDRLSRSLGTLKYAKILTSEEAASCLSNVRLGVSLGLLEAISQRKLNECMLIMQPGLIQQYIGTTLQPAERDMYRAKLLQEKLNEQDEATNNGEKGEDFL; the protein is encoded by the coding sequence ATGAACATCGAGCATTTTTTAACGAATGCCAGTCCCAGCTGGATGCAGCACGAAAGCGATTCAGATATCGTCATTAGCACGCGCATTCGGCTTGCTCGTAATATTGCCAATACTCGATTTCCGATTAGTTTTACAGAACAGGAAGCACAAATGATCGAAGAAAAAATGATGCATTCATTATTATCTTTAGATGACAACCCGTATCAGTTTTCTTATTTCCAAATAAAAGATATGCCCGTTTTACAACGCCAAATTTTAGTGGAGAAGCATTTGATCAGTCCGAATTTGGCACGAAGAAAAAAAATTGGATCATTTTTTTTAACAAAAGATGAATCCATTAGCATATTAGTAAATGAAGAGGATCATATTCGTATACAGAGTCTTACGCAAGGAATGAATTTAAAAGAAGCATTTGATAAGGCTCGTAATATTGACCGCTACTTAAGTAAGTCAATTAATTACGCATATGAAGACCGCTATGGTTATTTGACAAGTTGCCCAACAAATGTCGGAACAGGGCTTCGAGCATCTGTCATGCTCCATTTACCTGCACTCACAATGATGAAACAGATGAATCCATTAATTCAGATGATGACCCGATTAGGAATGGTTGTGCGGGGTATATATGGGGAAGGCAGTGAAAATTTAGGCAATATTTATCAAATCTCGAATCAGATTACACTAGGTAAATCAGAAGAAACGATTTTACAGGAGCTTCAGGATGTTGTCGAGCAAGTTATCAAAAAGGAAGAGCTTGCACGCAAAAATTTATTGATGCGTGCCCCCTCCGCGTTGGAAGACCGTTTAAGCCGTTCACTCGGTACGTTAAAGTACGCAAAAATTTTAACGAGTGAAGAAGCGGCAAGCTGTTTATCAAATGTGCGTCTTGGGGTAAGTTTAGGATTATTAGAAGCAATTTCACAGCGTAAACTAAATGAGTGCATGCTTATTATGCAACCTGGACTCATTCAGCAATATATTGGTACTACGTTACAACCAGCAGAACGCGACATGTATCGTGCGAAGCTGTTGCAAGAAAAGTTAAACGAGCAAGATGAAGCTACAAACAATGGGGAAAAAGGAGAGGATTTTCTATGA
- a CDS encoding ATP-dependent Clp protease ATP-binding subunit ClpC — MMFNRFTQRAQKVLQLAQEEAIRLKHKEIGTEHILLGLIREGGGIAAKALEAINISPQMIETGIEELVGKGTEDVGPIVHYTPRAKKVIELSLDESRKLGHAYVGTEHILLALIREGEGVAARVLANTGVSINKARQQVLLLLGNNDSNTSGNSSITQTVNTPTLDSLARDLTAVAREGSLDPVIGRSKEITRVVEVLSRRTKNNPVLIGEPGVGKTAIAEGLAQQIINNEVPETLRDKRVMTLDMGTVVAGTKYRGEFEDRLKKVMDEIRQAGNIILFIDELHTLIGAGGAEGAIDASNILKPSLARGELQCIGATTLDEYRKYIEKDAALERRFQPIQVDEPSVEETIQIINGLRDRYEAHHRVKISDEAVEAAAKLSDRYISDRFLPDKAIDLIDEAGSKVRLRSYTVPPNLKELEDKLEGIKSEKNAAVSGQEFEKAAALRDTEQKLKQELEQLKKEWKEKQGKEESTVYVDDIAQVVAMWTGIPVSKIAQAESAKLLNLEEELHKRVVGQGEAVEAISRAIRRARAGLKDPKRPIGSFIFLGPTGVGKTELARALAEVMFGDEDAMIRVDMSEYMEKHSTSRLVGSPPGYVGFDDGGQLTEKVRRKPYSVVLLDEIEKAHPDVFNILLQVLEDGRLTDSKGRVVDFRNTVVIMTSNVGADALKYRKHVGFGAGLNASKDKDMKSTMLEELKKAFRPEFLNRIDEMIVFHSLEKDHLKEIVSLMANSLKKRLKEQDIELQLTDAALEKISEEGYDPQYGARPLRRALQKHVEDRLSEELLKGTLDKTQTVVLDYVNDEFVVRTQEKVATN, encoded by the coding sequence ATGATGTTTAATCGATTCACACAACGTGCTCAAAAGGTATTACAACTTGCTCAAGAAGAGGCAATTCGTCTTAAGCATAAAGAAATCGGAACAGAACATATTTTACTTGGCTTAATTCGTGAAGGTGGCGGAATTGCCGCTAAAGCTTTGGAAGCAATTAATATTAGCCCTCAAATGATCGAAACCGGCATTGAGGAACTTGTTGGGAAAGGCACAGAAGATGTAGGTCCTATCGTTCACTACACACCACGTGCTAAAAAGGTAATCGAACTTTCATTGGATGAATCGCGTAAATTAGGGCATGCATATGTCGGAACAGAGCATATTTTATTAGCTTTAATTCGTGAAGGTGAAGGCGTTGCTGCCCGCGTATTGGCGAATACAGGTGTAAGTATCAATAAAGCCCGCCAACAAGTTTTACTGTTATTAGGCAACAATGACTCAAACACTAGCGGTAATTCCAGTATAACGCAAACAGTAAATACACCAACACTTGATAGTTTAGCCCGCGATTTAACAGCGGTGGCGCGTGAAGGTTCACTTGATCCGGTTATCGGCCGTTCTAAAGAAATTACACGTGTTGTAGAAGTACTATCACGTCGTACAAAAAACAACCCGGTACTAATCGGGGAGCCGGGTGTAGGTAAAACGGCCATTGCAGAAGGATTGGCACAGCAAATCATCAATAATGAAGTACCTGAAACATTACGCGATAAACGTGTTATGACGCTCGATATGGGAACAGTTGTTGCAGGTACAAAATATCGTGGGGAATTTGAAGACCGTCTTAAAAAGGTGATGGATGAAATTCGTCAGGCCGGCAATATTATTTTATTCATCGATGAGCTTCATACATTGATCGGTGCAGGTGGTGCAGAAGGTGCGATTGATGCATCGAATATTTTAAAACCATCATTGGCACGAGGCGAACTGCAATGTATCGGTGCAACTACGTTGGATGAGTACCGCAAATATATTGAAAAAGACGCAGCATTAGAGCGTCGTTTCCAACCGATCCAAGTTGATGAGCCATCTGTTGAAGAAACAATCCAAATTATTAATGGCTTACGTGACCGTTATGAAGCACATCACCGTGTGAAAATTTCGGATGAAGCGGTAGAAGCAGCAGCAAAATTATCAGATCGTTATATTTCGGATCGTTTCTTACCGGATAAAGCAATTGACCTAATTGATGAGGCTGGTTCAAAAGTGCGCTTACGCTCTTATACTGTTCCACCTAATTTAAAAGAGTTAGAAGATAAGCTCGAAGGCATTAAGTCTGAAAAGAATGCTGCTGTTTCAGGACAGGAATTTGAAAAAGCTGCTGCATTGCGTGATACGGAGCAGAAGCTGAAACAAGAGCTTGAACAACTGAAAAAAGAGTGGAAAGAAAAACAAGGCAAAGAAGAATCTACAGTATATGTAGACGATATTGCACAAGTGGTAGCGATGTGGACGGGAATTCCTGTTTCGAAAATTGCTCAGGCTGAATCTGCGAAGTTATTAAATCTTGAAGAAGAATTACACAAACGCGTAGTTGGTCAAGGTGAAGCAGTAGAAGCAATTTCCCGTGCAATCCGTCGTGCCCGTGCCGGCTTAAAAGATCCAAAACGTCCAATCGGTTCATTTATCTTCCTTGGACCTACTGGTGTCGGTAAAACGGAACTTGCACGAGCACTTGCTGAAGTAATGTTCGGTGATGAAGATGCAATGATCCGTGTAGATATGTCCGAGTATATGGAGAAACATTCGACTTCTCGTTTAGTCGGTTCACCTCCAGGCTATGTAGGTTTTGATGATGGCGGTCAATTAACAGAAAAAGTTCGTCGTAAACCATATTCAGTTGTACTGCTGGATGAGATCGAAAAAGCGCACCCGGATGTATTCAACATCTTATTACAAGTGTTGGAAGACGGGCGCTTAACTGACTCAAAAGGTCGTGTAGTTGATTTCCGTAACACAGTTGTCATTATGACATCGAATGTTGGGGCAGATGCACTGAAATACCGCAAACATGTTGGCTTCGGCGCCGGTTTAAATGCATCGAAAGATAAAGACATGAAGAGCACAATGCTGGAAGAACTGAAAAAGGCGTTCCGTCCAGAGTTCTTAAACCGTATTGATGAAATGATCGTATTCCATTCATTAGAAAAGGATCACTTAAAAGAAATCGTATCATTAATGGCGAATTCATTAAAGAAACGTCTAAAAGAGCAGGATATCGAACTGCAGCTTACAGATGCAGCGCTTGAGAAAATTTCAGAAGAAGGTTATGATCCACAATATGGTGCGCGTCCATTACGCCGTGCATTACAAAAACATGTGGAAGACCGCTTATCCGAAGAACTGTTAAAAGGTACATTGGATAAAACACAAACAGTCGTACTTGACTATGTAAATGATGAGTTTGTCGTACGTACACAAGAAAAAGTAGCAACAAATTAG